The sequence below is a genomic window from Actinomycetota bacterium.
CGACGAATACTCCCGCCACCCGCGGGATGTGCCGATCGGATCCTGTGGTCATGGCAACCCCCTACTGGACGCGTCTCACGTCATCCTGACAGACGGGGGCACATCTCGGCCCAAGAACGCGCAAGCCACACATAGCCATCTCCCAGACCTCTGGATAGGATCGCTCTGGAGGTCGCGATGGGATCGAAGCGGAAGGCCGGATGGTCGGAGTACATGGCCGGCGAATCCGCCGCGCGCCGGCGCTTCGAAGAGCTGGTCGCCGACGCGATCGACGCGCTGCCCGAAGAGATCAGCGCTGCGATGTCCAACGTTGCGGTGGTCGTGGAGGACGGCGGCGCGCCCAAGGACACGCTCGGCCTCTACCAGGGAATTCCCCAGCCCGACCGCGACGCCGGCTACACCGGAGCACTCCCCGACGTCATCACGATCTACCGGCGGCCGATCGAGGCGCGCGCGCGAACGCCGGAAGAACTTGCCGACGAAGTGCGCACGACCGTCTTCCACGAAGTCGCGCACCACTTCGGAATCGACGATGAACGACTGCGTGAACTCGGCTGGGACTGAGCCTCAGCTCCGCAGAATGAACGGAGTTGTGCTCTCAAGCCTCGGGCGCGCAACACGGCTGTGCACGGCCGCACCCTCGACGGCGCGAGCGATGGCGGGCATCACCCGGGGGTCGAACACCGACGGAATGATGTTCTCCTCGTCGAGTTCGGCGTCCGAGACGATGGAAGCGAGCGCGCGCCCGGCGTCGATCTCCATCTCGGGCACGATGCCGCGCGCGCGACAGTTCAGCAGGCCGCGGAAGAACCCGGGGAAGACCAACACGTTGTTGATCTGGTTCGGGTAATCGCTGCGTCCGGTTGCCACGATGCGAACGTTCTCGGGCACTTCCTCCGGCATGATCTCGGGGGTCGGGTTCGCAAGCGCGAACACGATCGCGTCCGAGGTCATCCCCGCGAGCCAGTCCGCCTTGACGAGTCCCGGGCCGCTCACTCCGACGAAGGCGTCGGCACCGCGCAACGCGTCCTCAAGAGATCCCTTCAGGCCGCTTCGATTCGTGTGCTCGGCGATCCAGCGCTTCGCATCGTTCATATGCTCGGTTCGCTCGCGATGAACGATGCCGGATCGGTCGACGCCGATCACGTCGCCGACGCCCACTTCGATCAGCAGGCGCGCGCAGGCGACGCCCGCCGCGCCCATCCCCAAGAACACGATCCGCATGTCCTCAAGACGCTTGCCCACCACGCGCGCGGCGTTGAGCATCGCCGCGAGCGTCACCACGGCCGTGCCGTGCTGGTCGTCGTGGAACACCGGGATGTCCAGCTCTTCGCGAAGGCGTCGCTCGATCTCGAAGCACTCAGGCGCAGCGATGTCCTCTAGGTTTATCCCGCCGAAGCCGGGGGCAATCGCCTTTCCGACCGCGACCACCTCGTCCACCGTGCGCGCGTTCGCGCAGATCGGGTATGCGTCGATATCGGCGAACTCCTTGAAGAGCATCGCCTTGCCCTCCATCACCGGCATCGCCGCCTCCGGACCGATGTCGCCGAGCCCGAGCACAGCAGTCCCGTTGGTGAGAACGGCGACTGAGTTCCGCTTGATCGTCAGTTCCCACACGCGTTCACGGTCGTCGGCGATAGCCAAAGACACGCGGCCGACCCCCGGCGTGTACGCCATCGAAAGATCGTCGCGCGTCTTCAGTGGGTACTTCGGCACCACCGAGATCTTGCCTCCGTCGTGCATCGCGAAGGTGCGGTCGGTGATCGCCCGCACCTCGGCTCCGTGAACTCGCTGCGCCGCGCGCACGATCTGATGCCCGTGTGCCTCGTCTCGGCACTTGACGTTCAGGTCGCGCACGACTTCCTTCCCTCGGTGTTCCACGAGGTCCAGGGCGCCCAAATCCCCGCCGGCTCGCCCGATCGCCGAAGTCAGGCGGCCGAGCGTTCCGGGAACGTTTTGGAGCGTGACGCGAATCGTTAGGGTGTATCCCGCAGAAGGCGTGAGCTGAGCCATAGACCTGCGGATTATAGTCCCGGGTATGCGCCGCGTCCGGGCGACCCTGATGGCCGCATTGCTCATCGCCCCGACGGGGGCGGTCGCGGCCGAGGATATGCGCGTCGAAACGCTTCGTCGGCTGAGCTTCCCCACGTCGCTGCAATTCACGGATTCGGGTGACATGTTGTTCGTCAACGAACGCGTCGGTCGGGTCCGGATCATCCGCCACGGCGCACTGCAAGCCGAACCCTTCGCGCGCATTGACACCACGACGGCCGGCGAGGGCGGACTGCTCGGACTGGCTCTGCACCCGAAGTTCCAAGACGGGGAGCCCTGGGTGTACGTGTTCTACACGCTGCCGGGAGGCAAGACCGACCGCGTCGAACGCCTTCGGTCGGACGGGCGCCGGGCAGTGGCTCGCGAAATCGTGATGGATCGATTGCCCTCGGGATCCCAATACCACCACGGCGGGATCCTGGCATTCGGGCCCGACGGGAAGTTGTATGTGAGCAACGGCGAGGCGCACGACCAGCGGCGCGCGCAAGACCCGCGCGCGCTCGGTGGCAAGGTGTACCGGATCAACGACGACGGCACGATTCCCGCAGACAACCCAATCGCCGGTTCCCCCACGTGGTCCTGGGGACATCGCAACTCCTTCGGGCTGGCCTTCGACCCGGAAACGGGCAACCTGTGGGAGAGCGAAAACGGGCCCGCGAGCAACGATGAGGTGAACCTGATCCGGCGCAAGGGGAACTACGGCTGGCCGGTCGTCAAGGGCCGCGCCGAGGACCGCCGGTTCATCAATCCGGTGATCGACTACACCAATATCGTCGTGCCGACCGGGATGGCCTTTGCCGGAGAAGCTTTCGGATCCTTCGCTGGAGACCTGTTCTTGGGAACCTACGGTGAACGCGCCATCCATCGGTTGCATCTGTCCGGGAACCGGAACTCGGTGACAAGGGACACCGTTGTGGCGCGCTTGGACGAAGGCGTCGTCGGAATGACCTGGGGGCCGGACGGTTTGTACTTCACCACCCCGTCGGGGTTGCAAGTGGTGCGCGCGCAGGGGGCGACGCCCTCCGCGCGCCCGACGCAGACCGCGTCGCCATCCCCGACACCGAGTTCGACTCCGGCGACCCCGCCGGCCGACGCCGACAACAACGCGGCCTTGCGCGCGCTCTTGGGGCTCGGCGTTTTGGCCGCATCCTGGTTGGCCGCGCGCGGCCTAGGAGACCGCTGATTTAGTCGCCAACTTCGGCGGTGTTTGGGTCCCGATGTGAGAACATCGCACCATGGCCAAGGGGAAGACTCCAACCCAGGTTCAGTTCGAGGACGCGGCCCGGCTCTTGGGC
It includes:
- a CDS encoding metallopeptidase family protein, which gives rise to MGSKRKAGWSEYMAGESAARRRFEELVADAIDALPEEISAAMSNVAVVVEDGGAPKDTLGLYQGIPQPDRDAGYTGALPDVITIYRRPIEARARTPEELADEVRTTVFHEVAHHFGIDDERLRELGWD
- a CDS encoding NAD-dependent malic enzyme; amino-acid sequence: MAQLTPSAGYTLTIRVTLQNVPGTLGRLTSAIGRAGGDLGALDLVEHRGKEVVRDLNVKCRDEAHGHQIVRAAQRVHGAEVRAITDRTFAMHDGGKISVVPKYPLKTRDDLSMAYTPGVGRVSLAIADDRERVWELTIKRNSVAVLTNGTAVLGLGDIGPEAAMPVMEGKAMLFKEFADIDAYPICANARTVDEVVAVGKAIAPGFGGINLEDIAAPECFEIERRLREELDIPVFHDDQHGTAVVTLAAMLNAARVVGKRLEDMRIVFLGMGAAGVACARLLIEVGVGDVIGVDRSGIVHRERTEHMNDAKRWIAEHTNRSGLKGSLEDALRGADAFVGVSGPGLVKADWLAGMTSDAIVFALANPTPEIMPEEVPENVRIVATGRSDYPNQINNVLVFPGFFRGLLNCRARGIVPEMEIDAGRALASIVSDAELDEENIIPSVFDPRVMPAIARAVEGAAVHSRVARPRLESTTPFILRS
- a CDS encoding PQQ-dependent sugar dehydrogenase: MRRVRATLMAALLIAPTGAVAAEDMRVETLRRLSFPTSLQFTDSGDMLFVNERVGRVRIIRHGALQAEPFARIDTTTAGEGGLLGLALHPKFQDGEPWVYVFYTLPGGKTDRVERLRSDGRRAVAREIVMDRLPSGSQYHHGGILAFGPDGKLYVSNGEAHDQRRAQDPRALGGKVYRINDDGTIPADNPIAGSPTWSWGHRNSFGLAFDPETGNLWESENGPASNDEVNLIRRKGNYGWPVVKGRAEDRRFINPVIDYTNIVVPTGMAFAGEAFGSFAGDLFLGTYGERAIHRLHLSGNRNSVTRDTVVARLDEGVVGMTWGPDGLYFTTPSGLQVVRAQGATPSARPTQTASPSPTPSSTPATPPADADNNAALRALLGLGVLAASWLAARGLGDR